A section of the Triticum dicoccoides isolate Atlit2015 ecotype Zavitan chromosome 7A, WEW_v2.0, whole genome shotgun sequence genome encodes:
- the LOC119331023 gene encoding uncharacterized protein LOC119331023, translating to MMFEEAVCKLAADIAAISPAVVKKAVDALARSSRACAAADAFIHLFLGTLYVIVAAIFFDTVAVRVCGGDYAARSVLSEITGCIFTASLLLSAPAFLLFFLRAAGSSSELAEGLLMKDFDERLSCAPESPPSPLGRAAAQLFAWSFWLGFISWTLQLCGLFPEISDLLDDASNLGIWSCFALIYLRAGMALRRMNPRPSDIIAA from the exons ATGATGTTCGAAGAGGCGGTCTGCAAGCTCGCTGCCGACATAGCGGCGATCTCGCCGGCAGTGGTGAAGAAGGCCGTGGACGCACTGGCGCGCAGCAGCCGTGCCTGCGCCGCTGCGGATGCCTTCATCCACCTGTTCCTGGGCACGTTGTACGTGATCGTCGCGGCAATTTTCTTCGACACGGTCGCGGTCCGGGTCTGCGGCGGCGACTACGCCGCGAGATCCGTCCTGTCCGAGATCACGGGATGCATCTTTACAGCCTCCCTGCTTCTTTCAGCGCCGGCGTTCCTGCTCTTCTTCCTGCGCGCAGCAGGGAGCAGCAGCGAG CTGGCGGAGGGCCTCCTCATGAAGGATTTCGATGAGCGGCTTTCTTGTGCCCCTGAAAGCCCTCCGTCTCCGCTAGGCAGGGCAGCTGCACAGCTTTTTGCTTGGTCATTTTGGTTGGGATTCATCTCGTGGACTCTTCAGCTGTGTGGACTATTTCCAGAGATTTCTGACCTTCTTGACGACGCGTCTAATCTGGGCATCTGGTCATGTTTCGCTCTCATCTATTTGCGTGCTGGAATGGCGCTGCGGAGGATGAATCCCAGGCCCAGCGACATCATCGCGGCATAG